A window of the Radiobacillus deserti genome harbors these coding sequences:
- a CDS encoding ABC transporter ATP-binding protein: MSEPLLEVRNLKKHFPIKNKNPFLKSTRSVKAVDGVSFTVNKGETLGLVGESGCGKSSTGRSILKLLEPTEGEVLFKGEDITSFRGEKLRKLRRDMQFIFQDPYASLNPRKTVEQIITEPMKIFGMPKEEQKRKLDRLMDVVGLSSYHKQRYPHQFSGGQRQRIGIARALALDPELIICDEPVSALDVSIQAQVINLLEDLQEEFDLTYIFIAHDLSVINHISDRVAVMYLGEIVEVGEVDELYANPRHPYTKALLSAIPEADPTVEKERIIIQGDLPSPSNPPQGCKFHTRCPLAEEQCKHTRPALRTVSLGGQQAACHLVKEVVEI; this comes from the coding sequence TAGAAGTACGAAATTTAAAAAAACATTTTCCAATCAAAAATAAGAATCCTTTCTTGAAATCAACTCGATCAGTAAAAGCCGTAGATGGTGTTTCTTTTACTGTCAATAAAGGAGAAACACTTGGTTTAGTTGGAGAAAGTGGCTGTGGAAAGTCTTCGACTGGCCGGTCGATTCTAAAGCTATTAGAGCCAACAGAAGGAGAAGTTCTGTTTAAGGGAGAAGACATCACCTCCTTTCGAGGAGAAAAGCTGCGAAAGCTCCGTCGTGATATGCAGTTTATTTTCCAAGATCCCTACGCTTCTTTAAATCCACGCAAGACCGTAGAGCAAATCATCACAGAACCGATGAAAATTTTCGGCATGCCTAAAGAAGAACAAAAGCGCAAGCTGGATCGACTTATGGATGTAGTTGGCTTAAGCTCCTATCACAAACAACGCTATCCACACCAATTCAGCGGAGGTCAGCGTCAGCGCATTGGGATTGCCAGAGCCCTTGCACTCGATCCAGAATTAATCATCTGTGATGAGCCAGTGTCTGCGTTAGATGTTTCTATACAGGCTCAAGTCATTAATCTATTAGAAGATTTACAAGAAGAATTTGATTTAACCTATATTTTTATTGCCCATGACTTGAGTGTCATTAATCACATCAGTGACCGGGTTGCGGTCATGTACTTAGGCGAAATTGTAGAAGTTGGAGAAGTCGATGAGCTGTATGCGAATCCAAGGCACCCTTATACAAAAGCATTGCTCTCAGCCATCCCAGAAGCGGATCCAACAGTTGAAAAGGAACGAATTATCATTCAGGGGGACTTACCTTCCCCATCTAATCCACCACAAGGATGCAAATTTCATACGAGATGCCCTTTAGCGGAAGAACAGTGTAAACACACGAGACCAGCTTTAAGGACGGTTTCTTTAGGCGGACAGCAAGCAGCTTGTCACCTTGTCAAGGAGGTGGTGGAAATCTAG
- a CDS encoding ABC transporter substrate-binding protein, which yields MKKHSLWSFIGILIVSIFLITACSEDSSSSSPDDGSTDSTDSGDKNTLVFGRGADSVQLDPAKVTDGESLYVTNQIYDTLVRYKEKNTEVRPALATEWNVSEDGKTWTFKLREDVTFHDGTDFTAEDVVFNFERWATGGEYAYYGYMFGATEDNPAGIIEKVEATGDYEVTFTLTQPNAPFLYTLAMPPFGIASPEAIEEHGENYFKNPVGTGPFVFEEWVKDDSITLSKNPDYYGEKPKVEEVIFRVIPDNGARFMELQSGSIDVMNGLNPQDIEQVESSDDLQIIRRPSMNVSYMAMNMEKGPLKEKKVRQAINLAIDKKKLITLYEGIGKEAKNPLPPSIWGYNDDIEDYGYDVEEAKRLLAEAGYPDGFQITLDIMSNPRPYMPQPKVTAQVIQQMLGEVGIEVEVIENDWDTHLAKTENGEHEMALMGWIGDNGDPDNFLYVLLDKDNAKKGSAGNYAFYKSDELHDILIEAQTTMDKEKRTELYMEAQEIIHEDAPWVPIAHTTPPLAANKSVTGYQPHPTGSEPFNFLDIK from the coding sequence ATGAAAAAACACTCACTTTGGTCCTTTATAGGGATTCTAATTGTATCAATTTTTCTCATTACAGCTTGTAGTGAGGATAGCTCCAGTAGTTCACCAGACGATGGGAGTACAGATTCTACAGATAGCGGTGACAAAAACACCTTAGTTTTTGGTCGTGGTGCGGATTCTGTACAGCTTGATCCAGCAAAAGTTACGGATGGAGAGTCTTTATATGTAACGAACCAAATCTATGACACATTAGTTCGATATAAAGAGAAAAACACGGAAGTTCGTCCAGCGCTTGCAACAGAATGGAACGTAAGTGAAGACGGAAAGACATGGACGTTTAAGCTTCGTGAGGACGTGACATTCCATGATGGTACCGACTTCACTGCCGAAGATGTTGTATTTAACTTTGAGCGTTGGGCAACTGGTGGAGAATATGCGTACTACGGGTACATGTTTGGTGCCACAGAGGACAACCCTGCAGGCATCATTGAAAAAGTAGAAGCAACCGGGGATTATGAGGTGACGTTTACGCTCACACAACCTAACGCTCCGTTCCTTTATACATTAGCAATGCCTCCATTCGGAATTGCTAGTCCAGAGGCTATTGAAGAACATGGGGAAAACTACTTCAAAAACCCAGTTGGAACAGGACCTTTTGTGTTTGAAGAATGGGTGAAGGATGACAGTATTACCCTTTCCAAGAATCCTGATTACTACGGAGAAAAACCGAAAGTTGAGGAAGTTATTTTCCGAGTGATTCCGGATAATGGAGCTCGTTTCATGGAATTACAATCCGGATCCATTGATGTAATGAATGGATTAAACCCACAAGATATTGAACAGGTTGAAAGCTCCGATGATTTACAAATTATTCGTCGTCCTTCTATGAACGTCAGCTACATGGCGATGAATATGGAAAAAGGTCCATTAAAAGAAAAGAAAGTACGTCAAGCTATTAACCTTGCTATTGATAAGAAAAAATTAATTACGCTCTATGAAGGAATTGGAAAAGAAGCGAAAAACCCATTACCTCCTTCTATTTGGGGCTATAACGATGACATAGAAGATTATGGCTATGATGTCGAAGAAGCAAAACGTCTCTTAGCAGAAGCTGGTTATCCAGACGGCTTCCAAATTACGTTGGATATCATGTCAAACCCGAGACCATACATGCCACAGCCTAAAGTAACTGCACAAGTAATCCAGCAAATGTTAGGCGAGGTTGGCATTGAGGTTGAAGTCATCGAAAATGACTGGGATACACATCTTGCCAAGACTGAAAATGGAGAACACGAAATGGCCTTAATGGGCTGGATTGGTGATAACGGGGATCCAGATAACTTCCTATATGTTCTACTAGATAAAGACAATGCGAAAAAGGGATCTGCTGGAAACTATGCATTCTATAAGAGTGATGAGCTTCACGATATTCTTATCGAAGCACAAACGACAATGGATAAAGAAAAGCGTACTGAGCTTTACATGGAGGCTCAAGAAATTATTCATGAGGATGCACCTTGGGTACCAATTGCTCATACAACACCACCATTAGCAGCGAACAAGAGTGTTACTGGTTATCAGCCTCACCCTACAGGTAGTGAACCTTTTAACTTTTTAGATATTAAGTAA
- a CDS encoding ABC transporter permease gives MLSYIIRRILLLIPVLLGVSLLTFSLLFLIPGDPAQSLLGQKGTEVQLEQLREEMGLDDPFLVQYGRYVGNVVQGDLGESVKSKEEVSVEISTRLPATMELTIFAMTVAIVIGVLAGVIAAVKQYSWFDNLSMTGALFGVSLPIFFLGLMMIWIFSVQLNILPASGRLSNHIELESITNFYLLDSILTGNWAAFKDVFLHLLMPGLALGTIPMAIIARMTRSSMLEVMKQDYIRTANAKGLAKPIVIFRHAIKNAFLPVLTVIGLQFGLLLGGAVLTETIFSWPGIGRYVLNAVLGRDYPVVQSSILIIATIFVIVNLITDILYKYFDPRISYE, from the coding sequence GTGCTAAGCTATATCATTCGACGAATATTATTACTTATCCCCGTCTTATTAGGCGTATCTCTCCTTACCTTCTCCCTCCTTTTCCTCATTCCTGGTGACCCTGCGCAAAGCTTATTAGGTCAAAAAGGAACGGAAGTGCAATTGGAGCAGCTACGAGAGGAAATGGGACTAGATGATCCGTTTCTCGTTCAGTACGGTCGATATGTTGGAAATGTTGTTCAAGGGGACCTCGGAGAATCGGTAAAGTCAAAAGAAGAAGTTAGCGTAGAAATTTCAACGAGATTACCAGCAACAATGGAGCTCACCATTTTTGCCATGACTGTCGCCATAGTTATCGGAGTATTGGCCGGAGTAATTGCTGCTGTTAAGCAATATTCTTGGTTTGATAACTTGAGTATGACTGGTGCCTTGTTTGGTGTATCCTTACCCATCTTTTTTCTAGGTCTTATGATGATATGGATTTTTTCCGTTCAGCTCAATATTCTTCCAGCTTCCGGTCGGCTTTCCAACCATATTGAATTAGAATCCATTACGAATTTTTATTTATTGGATAGTATTCTAACTGGAAATTGGGCAGCGTTTAAAGATGTTTTCCTTCACCTCTTAATGCCAGGGCTAGCTTTAGGAACCATTCCGATGGCTATCATTGCGCGAATGACTCGCTCTAGCATGTTGGAAGTCATGAAACAGGATTATATTCGAACAGCAAATGCAAAAGGCTTAGCAAAGCCAATTGTTATTTTTAGACACGCCATCAAAAATGCATTCTTACCCGTGTTAACGGTGATTGGTTTGCAGTTCGGCTTATTGTTAGGCGGAGCCGTATTAACGGAAACGATTTTCTCTTGGCCTGGTATCGGTCGCTACGTACTTAATGCTGTACTCGGACGAGACTACCCAGTGGTCCAAAGCTCAATATTGATTATCGCTACGATTTTTGTAATCGTCAACCTGATTACTGACATTTTATACAAATACTTTGATCCAAGAATCAGCTACGAGTAA
- the nikC gene encoding nickel transporter permease translates to MIRLETNLSPHVTKQAKVKTKTPNIWLEALIRLIKSKTSFIGLTIITLLIVVAIFAPAVATHSPIEQDIINRYQAPSGEHWLGTDALGRDIFSRIVYGTRISIQVGIIAVGISAIVGILLGGIAGYFGKWCDLIIMRIIDILMAFPSILLAIAMVAVLGTNLTNTMIAVGIVGVPQFARIVRSTVLSVKETEYIEAARAIGAKNNRILFSHVLPNCLAPIIVQATLSVGTAILDAAGLSFLGLGAQPPTPEWGAMLSDGRAALQSAPWVLFPGLAIFLVVLGFNLFGDGLRDALDPKLKQ, encoded by the coding sequence GTGATCAGATTGGAAACAAATCTGTCGCCACACGTAACAAAGCAAGCGAAAGTTAAGACGAAAACACCCAATATCTGGTTAGAAGCGCTCATCCGCCTTATAAAGAGTAAGACTTCTTTCATTGGATTAACGATTATTACACTCCTTATCGTTGTAGCCATTTTTGCACCGGCTGTTGCAACGCATAGTCCGATTGAACAAGACATTATCAATCGATACCAAGCACCTTCCGGGGAACATTGGTTAGGGACAGATGCGTTAGGAAGAGACATATTTAGTCGCATTGTTTATGGAACAAGAATTTCTATCCAAGTCGGGATTATCGCAGTTGGAATTTCAGCCATTGTCGGAATCCTCTTAGGTGGGATTGCCGGATACTTCGGCAAGTGGTGCGATCTCATCATTATGCGTATTATTGATATACTGATGGCCTTTCCTAGTATTTTACTAGCAATTGCCATGGTAGCCGTATTAGGTACCAACTTAACGAATACGATGATCGCGGTTGGGATTGTCGGGGTTCCACAATTTGCTAGAATTGTCAGGTCCACCGTCTTATCCGTGAAGGAAACGGAATATATTGAAGCAGCTCGGGCCATCGGTGCCAAGAATAATAGAATTTTATTTTCTCACGTATTACCGAATTGTTTAGCACCGATTATTGTGCAAGCAACATTAAGTGTTGGGACCGCCATATTAGATGCCGCAGGCTTAAGCTTCCTAGGTTTAGGAGCACAGCCTCCAACACCGGAATGGGGGGCCATGCTCAGTGATGGTCGGGCAGCACTGCAATCTGCTCCTTGGGTCCTTTTCCCAGGTCTAGCAATCTTTCTTGTTGTGCTTGGCTTCAATCTATTCGGTGATGGCCTACGAGATGCCTTAGATCCAAAGCTTAAACAATAA
- a CDS encoding DUF6305 family protein, translating to MIKAWKPILLLIMLSILFIWIPFPTPSKLLLNTYPNLPAPIGKEKVLLTSAGQAIEGKIIENIADDLYLDNDFRPRALASDLYDYETIIMDIGYSSNALHKINREFEEEKTRMLTLLKEANATSKPVIITYISNAYRTDQHTETLLLQAIPYASYFIGVKEPYLSRNIKSQLEKTDIPVTFVEQLDDLATPLNAAFR from the coding sequence ATGATAAAGGCATGGAAACCTATCTTACTTTTGATTATGTTGAGCATTTTGTTCATCTGGATTCCTTTTCCAACTCCATCTAAATTGTTATTAAACACCTATCCAAATCTACCTGCACCAATCGGCAAAGAGAAAGTACTTCTTACATCTGCGGGTCAAGCCATTGAAGGCAAAATAATAGAAAACATTGCTGATGATCTATACCTAGATAATGACTTTCGGCCAAGGGCTCTTGCGTCTGACTTATATGACTATGAAACGATTATCATGGATATAGGATACAGTAGCAATGCTTTACATAAGATAAACAGAGAGTTCGAAGAAGAAAAAACAAGAATGCTAACTCTATTAAAGGAAGCAAACGCAACTAGTAAACCTGTAATTATTACCTATATTTCTAATGCTTATCGAACAGATCAACACACGGAAACGTTATTACTACAAGCAATCCCGTATGCCTCCTATTTTATTGGAGTAAAAGAACCTTACCTCTCAAGGAATATCAAAAGCCAATTAGAAAAAACAGATATACCAGTTACTTTTGTGGAGCAATTAGATGATCTGGCAACTCCATTAAACGCAGCATTTCGTTGA
- a CDS encoding sensor histidine kinase produces the protein MGSPSRNIPGIVGMIVILYGLFFPNLSSGWGIQIQERIQDSLAFEDSGRLLLSAFSYVCRSSILFIFIYIGSTLIATQLTRIWKRIRFSYAFITLTLMFVLSLNILYKEHYAYVPHFLTLALLLLYRVYIPTRKDFYLSFSVLSLFTVIAFQCLSLINSLTIFHFGTDDLAISLKITDRYLSQNELLTTLFLALCIVMVIISIIYTILMTLYNKQLTTLKEYQKQELELKRTRFALIESKVYQEIHSLVHDLKTPLVSVEGLLSLIQMKYPYEKDPKLKDYLNRVDGSVQKMSDMISEILYEDIKRTISVTELMDYVTSHLALDEQLIDMQLEIEEDLPPIQVNKIRFSRAISNILENSIVSFQGKQGKIRISVSSHLTGVLFEVWDNGSGISQEDLQAIWEEGFSTKDSTGLGLTFVKRVVDYHGGSIAVSSALGSHTKIDIYIPSQRGNDHDFNRGG, from the coding sequence ATGGGCTCTCCTTCACGAAATATACCTGGAATTGTTGGCATGATTGTCATTCTTTACGGTCTATTCTTCCCCAACCTATCCAGTGGTTGGGGAATACAAATACAAGAAAGAATTCAAGACAGCTTAGCGTTTGAAGACAGTGGACGACTACTCCTATCTGCGTTTTCTTATGTGTGTAGAAGCTCTATTCTATTTATATTTATTTATATCGGTTCAACACTAATCGCCACACAACTAACGAGAATATGGAAAAGAATTCGCTTCTCTTATGCTTTTATTACACTTACATTAATGTTCGTGCTTAGTTTGAATATTTTATACAAGGAACATTATGCTTATGTCCCCCATTTCTTAACGCTTGCCTTGTTATTACTCTATCGTGTATATATTCCAACACGAAAGGATTTTTATTTATCCTTTTCGGTACTAAGCTTGTTTACGGTTATTGCATTTCAATGTTTAAGCTTGATTAATAGTTTAACTATATTTCACTTTGGAACCGATGATCTAGCAATTTCATTAAAGATAACGGATCGATATTTATCCCAAAATGAACTGTTAACCACACTCTTCTTAGCCTTATGTATTGTAATGGTCATCATTTCCATTATTTATACGATATTAATGACGCTATATAACAAGCAATTAACAACGCTGAAGGAGTATCAAAAACAAGAATTAGAGTTAAAAAGAACCCGGTTTGCCTTAATAGAATCTAAGGTGTATCAAGAAATTCACTCACTCGTTCACGACTTAAAAACACCTTTAGTTTCTGTTGAAGGATTACTCTCGCTCATTCAAATGAAATATCCATATGAAAAAGATCCGAAGCTAAAAGACTACCTCAATCGAGTGGATGGCTCTGTCCAAAAAATGAGTGATATGATTTCTGAAATCCTCTATGAGGATATAAAGCGGACTATCTCTGTAACCGAGCTGATGGACTATGTAACAAGTCATTTAGCACTCGATGAACAGCTTATTGATATGCAGTTAGAAATCGAGGAAGACTTACCACCTATCCAAGTAAATAAAATTCGATTTTCACGTGCTATATCGAACATTCTTGAAAATTCCATCGTTTCTTTTCAAGGAAAACAAGGAAAAATTAGAATCTCTGTTTCTTCCCATTTAACTGGTGTGTTATTTGAGGTTTGGGATAACGGCTCTGGTATCAGTCAAGAGGATTTACAGGCGATTTGGGAAGAAGGTTTTAGTACAAAGGATTCTACCGGTTTAGGGTTAACCTTTGTCAAACGAGTTGTAGACTATCATGGTGGAAGTATTGCAGTATCTAGTGCACTAGGCAGTCATACAAAAATTGATATATACATACCATCACAAAGGGGGAACGATCATGATTTTAATCGTGGAGGATAA
- a CDS encoding response regulator, producing MILIVEDNPDIRFTIKEICEFADWKVAEAATGKQGVELSKKLNPELILVDYHMPDWDGLKTTKEIRKINDSVPIIVLTVDERQEIADRFHQAGATDFALKPIKAPDLISRIRLNLKISKITKEENEVFVDKGINTSTRQTIKSYLLQQNKPLSITEIEQALPISYQTVHRYLNHMAEKGEVEVISMYGTKGRPKNAYRVM from the coding sequence ATGATTTTAATCGTGGAGGATAATCCAGATATCCGTTTCACTATAAAGGAAATTTGTGAATTCGCAGATTGGAAGGTAGCTGAAGCTGCAACTGGCAAACAAGGGGTCGAATTGTCCAAAAAGCTAAATCCAGAACTCATTCTTGTAGATTACCACATGCCAGACTGGGACGGACTCAAGACAACGAAAGAAATTAGAAAAATCAATGATTCCGTTCCCATTATTGTCCTTACTGTAGATGAAAGGCAAGAAATAGCGGACCGTTTCCATCAAGCTGGGGCAACAGATTTCGCACTAAAGCCAATCAAAGCACCAGACCTAATTTCAAGAATCCGCCTAAACCTAAAAATTAGTAAAATAACCAAAGAAGAAAATGAGGTATTCGTGGATAAGGGAATCAATACGTCAACTAGACAAACGATTAAGTCCTACTTACTTCAGCAAAACAAGCCCCTTTCCATAACAGAAATTGAACAAGCATTACCCATTTCCTATCAAACCGTTCATCGTTATTTAAACCATATGGCAGAAAAAGGAGAGGTAGAAGTCATCTCTATGTACGGAACAAAGGGGCGACCAAAAAACGCGTACCGAGTAATGTAG
- the clpP gene encoding ATP-dependent Clp endopeptidase proteolytic subunit ClpP, translating into MNLIPTVIEQTNRGERAYDIYSRLLKDRIIMLGSAIDDNVSNSIVAQLLFLAAEDPDKDISLYINSPGGSITAGMAIYDTMQFIKPDVSTICIGMAASMGAFLLAAGEKGKRYALPNSEVMIHQPLGGTQGQASDIEIHARRIIEMREKLNTILSERTGQPLEIIQRDTDRDNFMEAHKALEYGLIDKVMEKKPD; encoded by the coding sequence ATGAACTTAATCCCTACAGTCATTGAACAAACCAATCGTGGCGAACGTGCTTACGACATTTATTCTCGTCTTCTGAAAGACCGTATTATTATGCTAGGAAGTGCAATTGATGATAATGTATCCAACAGCATTGTTGCACAATTACTTTTCTTAGCAGCCGAAGATCCAGACAAAGACATTTCTTTATACATTAACTCACCAGGTGGCTCTATTACAGCTGGTATGGCTATTTATGATACCATGCAGTTTATCAAACCAGATGTATCCACGATCTGTATTGGTATGGCAGCATCTATGGGTGCTTTCCTTTTAGCTGCTGGTGAAAAAGGAAAACGCTATGCGTTACCAAACAGTGAAGTAATGATTCACCAACCATTGGGCGGAACACAAGGTCAAGCTTCTGATATCGAAATCCACGCACGTCGTATTATCGAAATGCGTGAAAAGCTAAATACAATTCTATCTGAGCGTACAGGTCAACCATTGGAAATCATCCAACGTGATACAGATCGTGATAACTTCATGGAAGCTCATAAAGCTCTGGAATACGGCTTAATTGACAAGGTTATGGAAAAAAAGCCTGATTAA
- a CDS encoding HPr family phosphocarrier protein, translating into MEKTVQVSIEPGLQARPAAQFVQLANRFSSDIFIEKDGKQVNVKSIMGLMSLAIAYGEEVTLIVEGSDQTEAIEELEAFVLGKEST; encoded by the coding sequence ATGGAAAAAACGGTTCAAGTGTCCATTGAACCTGGACTACAAGCTAGACCAGCTGCACAATTTGTCCAACTTGCGAATCGCTTTTCATCAGATATATTTATTGAAAAGGATGGGAAGCAAGTAAATGTGAAAAGTATTATGGGGCTTATGAGCTTGGCAATCGCGTATGGGGAGGAGGTTACATTAATAGTAGAAGGTTCGGATCAAACAGAAGCCATAGAAGAGCTTGAAGCGTTTGTGCTTGGGAAAGAGAGCACATAA
- the whiA gene encoding DNA-binding protein WhiA: MSFASDIKKELTNVSNKPCCAKAELAALVRMNGAISLARQDYLLDVQTENAAIARRIYTLIKTAYSLPVELLVRKKMKLKKNNVYIVRMKERVRTFLSDLDILQEPFTLVRSISSSFTEKKCCSRAYLRGAFLAGGSVNNPETSSYHLEIFNSYKEHNDALCDLLNNFQLHARKLERKKGYITYIKEAEKITDFLSNIGAHQALLKFEDVRIVRDMRNSVNRLVNCETANLNKTIGAAFRQVENIRFIDRTVGLDALPDKLREIATLRVEHQDVSLKELGELVSTGKISKSGINHRLRKIDEFADKLRRGEPITK, from the coding sequence ATGTCGTTTGCTTCCGATATAAAAAAAGAGCTTACCAATGTATCAAATAAGCCTTGTTGCGCCAAAGCAGAATTAGCGGCACTTGTTCGAATGAATGGGGCCATCTCACTTGCAAGACAAGATTATTTACTTGATGTGCAAACGGAAAATGCGGCAATTGCTCGCCGTATTTATACGTTAATCAAAACTGCGTATTCCTTGCCAGTTGAATTATTAGTTCGAAAGAAAATGAAACTGAAAAAGAATAACGTCTATATCGTTAGAATGAAAGAAAGAGTAAGAACCTTCCTATCTGATTTAGATATTCTACAGGAACCGTTTACGCTCGTCCGTTCTATTTCTAGTTCCTTTACGGAGAAGAAATGCTGTAGTAGAGCCTATTTACGTGGGGCATTTTTAGCAGGTGGCTCGGTGAACAACCCAGAAACGTCATCCTATCATCTGGAAATTTTCAACTCTTATAAGGAACACAATGATGCGTTGTGTGACTTACTTAATAATTTTCAATTGCATGCAAGAAAGTTAGAAAGAAAAAAAGGATATATTACGTATATTAAAGAAGCTGAAAAAATCACAGATTTCTTAAGTAATATTGGAGCTCACCAAGCCTTGCTGAAATTCGAGGACGTGCGAATTGTTCGCGACATGCGTAATTCCGTTAATCGACTTGTAAATTGTGAAACGGCTAATTTAAACAAAACAATCGGTGCAGCGTTCCGACAAGTGGAAAACATCCGTTTTATTGATCGAACCGTGGGATTAGATGCTCTTCCCGATAAGCTTAGAGAAATTGCGACCTTACGAGTAGAACATCAAGATGTTAGCTTAAAGGAATTAGGAGAGCTTGTCTCGACAGGGAAGATTAGTAAATCGGGTATTAACCACCGTCTTCGGAAAATAGATGAATTTGCCGATAAATTGCGAAGAGGCGAGCCGATTACGAAGTAA
- a CDS encoding gluconeogenesis factor YvcK family protein: MPKQPSIVVVGGGTGMPVLLRGLKDYPIDLSAIVTVADDGGSSGRLRTEMAIPAPGDIRNVIAALSDVEPMLLDLFQHRFKNGNGLSGHSMGNLLLAAMTSVTGDFYNGIKEISRVLNVKGKIYPIANQNMYLHAEMEDGQIIYGESNIPLANKKIKRVFLSPEPVMPLPEAVSAVTNADLVVIAPGSLFTSTLPNLIVPQIGDALRHTKGKVVYVCNVMTQEGETTGFTAADHVQAIHDHVGAGCIHSVIVNNEKIEGDVRAIYAEENAEPVIYDLERLRSMDIDVIEADIIDHSKKMLRHDTNKVANLLYSLLETN; encoded by the coding sequence ATGCCGAAACAACCAAGCATAGTAGTCGTTGGCGGTGGCACTGGCATGCCCGTTCTGCTGCGAGGGTTGAAGGACTACCCTATCGATTTGTCGGCAATCGTAACGGTGGCAGACGATGGAGGAAGCTCCGGTAGACTTCGTACAGAAATGGCGATACCAGCCCCAGGAGATATACGAAATGTAATAGCTGCTCTATCCGATGTAGAACCAATGCTTTTGGACTTGTTTCAACATCGCTTTAAGAATGGCAATGGACTGTCTGGGCATTCGATGGGTAATTTACTTCTAGCCGCCATGACTTCCGTAACCGGAGATTTTTATAACGGGATAAAAGAGATATCTAGAGTGTTGAATGTGAAGGGGAAGATTTACCCGATTGCAAATCAGAATATGTATTTACATGCGGAGATGGAAGACGGTCAAATTATTTATGGCGAATCCAATATCCCTTTAGCAAATAAAAAAATCAAGCGTGTATTTTTAAGTCCAGAGCCAGTGATGCCTCTTCCAGAAGCGGTTTCCGCAGTAACTAATGCGGACTTAGTTGTTATAGCACCAGGTAGCTTATTTACGAGTACCTTGCCCAATTTAATTGTTCCACAAATTGGAGACGCCTTGCGTCATACTAAAGGAAAAGTAGTCTATGTCTGCAACGTCATGACACAGGAAGGCGAAACAACTGGATTTACGGCCGCAGACCACGTTCAAGCGATACATGATCATGTCGGTGCTGGCTGTATCCATTCTGTCATTGTAAACAATGAAAAAATTGAAGGAGACGTTCGTGCTATTTATGCAGAAGAGAACGCCGAACCTGTAATTTACGATTTGGAACGACTTCGCTCGATGGACATTGATGTGATTGAGGCAGATATTATTGACCATTCGAAGAAAATGCTTCGTCACGATACAAACAAAGTAGCAAACCTTTTATACTCCCTTTTGGAAACCAATTAG